The window GAAGGAGACGCCCCGCCGGTCGGCCAACAGAGATTCGATCACCGCTTCGAAGCGACGGGTAATCGCCGCGCGCAGCAGTTCCCGTCTCGAGCCGAAGTAGTGGTAGATGTTGCCGCGATTGACGCCAGCCCCATCGGCGACCTCGCGGAGATTGAGACCGGCCAGCACGCCGTTGCGTCGAATCAGGTCGAGGGCGGCATCGATGAGTCGACGCTCGGTGTCGGCCCGATTTTGCTTGGTCTTCGCTTTCGTCTTCGTGGCCATCGATCGACTCGCCTTCTCCGGCCTGGCTTGCAAGAGGACCGGCCGTCGGTCATACTTGC of the bacterium genome contains:
- a CDS encoding helix-turn-helix transcriptional regulator; amino-acid sequence: MATKTKAKTKQNRADTERRLIDAALDLIRRNGVLAGLNLREVADGAGVNRGNIYHYFGSRRELLRAAITRRFEAVIESLLADRRGVSF